The sequence below is a genomic window from Actinokineospora baliensis.
GGTGTGCACACCTGGTCGAAGGCAAGTCGAGAGTGTTCGGGCCTGGCTGCATGCACTAGGTGGGCTATGACTCGGCCGATCCTGCGGTGAGCATCCACGTCTGCCGGGCTGCTCGGTCGGCGGTGCGCCAGTACCGGATCGACCCGGTCACCAGACCGCGGCCGTTCCTCGAGCCGTGATGTGCACACCCTGGTCGAAGGCAAGTCACGGGTGTTCGGGCCCGGCTACGTGCACCAGGTCGGCAATGACCCGGCGGATCCCGCGGTGAGCATTCACGTCTATCGGGCCGCCCGCCCGGCCATGCGCCACTACCGGATCGACCCGGTCACCGGACCGCGGCGGTTGCCCGAGCCGTGATGTGTGCGGGCTGGTCGAGGTCCGAGTCCGACTCCGGCTCGCCCCACACCCGCCGCAGTGGCAGCACACCGGCCCACGCGACGTTCGCGACGATGTCCTCTTCGTCGTCGCCGGGGCCGCCTGCGCGGGTCTTCACCGCCGCTTCGGCGAGGTCGAGCGTCAACACGGCGGTGGCGGCCAGTTCTTTGGTGGTGGGCAGCCGGGCGTGGTCCCACGAGCCGGGGGCCATGTGCTCGGTGAGCACGCGCAGCCCGTGCAGCTTCGCGTCTGGGTCGGTGATCTGGGTCGCCGTCCCGTGGATGACCGCTGAGCGGTAGTTCATCGAGTGGTGGAACACCGACCGCGCGTAGACGACCCCGTCCACCAGGGTCACCGCGACGCACACCTCCATGCCGGTCATGGCCGCGCGCAGGCTGCGCGCCCCGGTGGAGCCGTGCAGGTAGAGGGTGTCGCCGTCGCGGCCGTAGCCGGTTGGCAGGACCACCGGCGACCCGTCGACCACAGTGGACAGGTGGCAGATCAGGCCGGCGTCGAGGACCGCGTACAGCGTCGCCCGGTCGGCTGTGGAGCGGTGCGCGCCGCGCTTGACGGTGCTGCGCGGCGTCGGCGAGAGCGGGGGCAGGTCGGCTGCCGGGTGGCGGTTGTTCTCGGTCACGCCGTTTACGCTGCAACACCCGAGTGGCATCCTGACAGGGCCACAGCTCGGTGATTTCAGGAGGCCACT
It includes:
- a CDS encoding pyridoxamine 5'-phosphate oxidase family protein; amino-acid sequence: MTENNRHPAADLPPLSPTPRSTVKRGAHRSTADRATLYAVLDAGLICHLSTVVDGSPVVLPTGYGRDGDTLYLHGSTGARSLRAAMTGMEVCVAVTLVDGVVYARSVFHHSMNYRSAVIHGTATQITDPDAKLHGLRVLTEHMAPGSWDHARLPTTKELAATAVLTLDLAEAAVKTRAGGPGDDEEDIVANVAWAGVLPLRRVWGEPESDSDLDQPAHITARATAAVR